Proteins from a genomic interval of Quercus lobata isolate SW786 chromosome 11, ValleyOak3.0 Primary Assembly, whole genome shotgun sequence:
- the LOC115966303 gene encoding ubiquitin fusion degradation protein 1 homolog: protein MDQFTHHRLHTRFPQTYQCYPLSYCNKSHLENGGRIIMPASAVSFLAFTVFKNPMMFKLTNPKNGELTHCGVEEFDAPEGFVFMPNWMMEHLELEQRDRVNVKSIHLKKGTYVKLQPHTKDFLEISNPRAVLETTLRNFFCLTKGDTIMIMYNDKNFYIDVIETAPSHAISIFETDCEVDFAPPLDFQEPVTTVVKDIMATRKVEEQAVEDDVKFEPFCGEARRLDGRFSMESVVSDCSARLKQISVDEVNEKSKATQYSNLRSKPGKLVFGSNKELEKNSKEDVALKKGDEKFQPFTGRSYRLTD from the coding sequence ATGGATCAATTTACTCATCATAGACTTCATACCCGCTTTCCACAAACTTATCAATGTTACCCTCTCTCATACTGCAACAAATCCCATCTAGAAAACGGTGGCAGAATCATCATGCCTGCCTCAGCTGTCAGTTTCCTTGCATTCACAGTTTTCAAAAACCCCATGATGTTCAAGTTAACCAACCCTAAAAATGGGGAACTCACGCATTGTGGAGTTGAGGAGTTTGATGCCCCTGAGGGTTTTGTTTTCATGCCAAACTGGATGATGGAGCACTTGGAATTAGAACAACGAGACCGTGTCAATGTCAAAAGCATACATTTGAAGAAAGGAACTTACGTGAAGTTACAACCTCATACTAAGGATTTCTTGGAGATTTCCAACCCTAGAGCCGTTTTGGAAACAACACTGAGGAACTTCTTTTGTTTGACAAAGGGTGATACCATCATGATCATGTATAATGACAAGAATTTTTACATTGATGTGATCGAAACAGCACCGTCTCATGCTATAAGTATTTTTGAGACAGACTGTGAGGTGGACTTTGCTCCACCTTTGGATTTCCAAGAACCAGTAACAACAGTAGTGAAGGATATCATGGCTACGAGGAAAGTTGAGGAGCAAGCAGTAGAGGATGATGTGAAGTTTGAACCTTTTTGTGGCGAAGCAAGGCGCTTGGATGGGAGATTTTCAATGGAGTCGGTTGTATCGGATTGCTCTGCGAGGTTGAAGCAAATTTCTGTAGATGAAGTTAATGAGAAAAGCAAGGCTACTCAGTACTCCAACTTGAGAAGTAAACCAGGAAAGCTAGTCTTTGGTTCTAATAAGGAATTGGAAAAGAACTCTAAAGAAGATGTGGCATTGAAGAAAGGAGATGAAAAGTTCCAACCATTCACCGGTAGGAGTTACAGGCTGACAGACTAG